The nucleotide sequence TCAATGCATACTGAGCCTTGATTGTTCCGGCTTGATCCTGCAAAGCATAAAAGCCTGAGTGTTTAATATCATTCCCAAAAAGGAGTGTAATTGCATTATTTATCAGGCGTTGTTGCGGAATAAACTCGTCTTCATTACTCTTTAAATGCAATACGTGATCAGAGGTTGTAAAAGCACTATTTACTGTTATCTCGCTGTTTTTTCCAATAATATATGAATTCGGGGTAAAAAATTCTTTAGATACAGCCATTTTATAAAGCATCGGCGCAAAGAGAGGATTTAACGGAAGATCCGTATTCTTCTTATCGAGGGGAACAGCAAACAGGTAAAGAGTACCATTTCCAAAATGGTATTTGGAAACAAAAGATGTCCCGTCGCTGAATTTTAATAGTTGGCTGGCATTTGTAGCGGTATAATTCGTAAGCGTAAAACTTGCATTTGCCTCAGGTAAAAAAAGATTTTCAGGTATTTGCTGAAAGATGTCCGCAAATAACTGATCCTGAGTATTTATTCTATTAACTGTTTTTTTCCGGATTGTAAAATCCTTCAGCTGATCAGCATTTACGGACTGAAGAAACTGATTGTATGAATTCATACTGATACCTTCATCTGGAAAAACAATGAGGTTTCCACTGCCCGCAATAAACTTTTTTAATTCTGCAGAAAGTCCTGTTGAAAGTTCTTTTATCCCGTTCAGGATAATTAACTGCTGCCCCGGAAGGTCTGCATAATTAATCTGATTTAACCGGGAGCTTTCTGTCTGAAAAAAACTATTTTTTTCAAAGAATGCATTGAGGTAAGGATTATTACCTGATTCGTTTATGACCAGTACTTTTAAATGCTCTGCAACCTGGTAACTGAAATAGTAAGCATCATCAAAGGTAATGGGATGATCTACAATCGAAAGCTCCCCCTGATTCCAGCCATTATCCGTAATGGTATACAGGAGCGTATCAATAATGGATGTATTTAAATTTGCCGAAAAATTACTGATCGCTTTTATTTCATTGTTAATTTTTAAAGTCAACCGTCCATTGTCAATGTTATGGTTAGAATTGTTAGTGATTTGAACAAATAATAAAGAAGGTTGTCCTTTTATCTGAACAGGAGATTGCAGCCAGCAAGTGTCTATGTAGACAT is from Chitinophagales bacterium and encodes:
- a CDS encoding BatA domain-containing protein, whose amino-acid sequence is MSFLYPTILFAFSAIAIPIIIHLFNFRRYKTIYFTNVRFLRDVKEKTDARSRLKHLLVLLCRILAIVFLIFAFAQPYIKNRTISQAVGRKAISIFIDNSFSMGQLASDVPLLEQAKLKAKQIVDAYSQDDQFQLLTEDFEGRHQRLVDKNEMYNLIKEIHLSPDTKYLSEIIARQKVALYKSNSPAKLLYVLSDYQKNFSDISNLKQDTSLQVSLVPISTAENENVYIDTCWLQSPVQIKGQPSLLFVQITNNSNHNIDNGRLTLKINNEIKAISNFSANLNTSIIDTLLYTITDNGWNQGELSIVDHPITFDDAYYFSYQVAEHLKVLVINESGNNPYLNAFFEKNSFFQTESSRLNQINYADLPGQQLIILNGIKELSTGLSAELKKFIAGSGNLIVFPDEGISMNSYNQFLQSVNADQLKDFTIRKKTVNRINTQDQLFADIFQQIPENLFLPEANASFTLTNYTATNASQLLKFSDGTSFVSKYHFGNGTLYLFAVPLDKKNTDLPLNPLFAPMLYKMAVSKEFFTPNSYIIGKNSEITVNSAFTTSDHVLHLKSNEDEFIPQQRLINNAITLLFGNDIKHSGFYALQDQAGTIKAQYALNYDRKESDLKFLSLDDLKKSGASLGIKILENSKRNLQEVIQGQHLGLPLWKVSIIFVLIFIALEILLLKFWK